A part of Streptomyces sp. NBC_01235 genomic DNA contains:
- a CDS encoding SPFH domain-containing protein, with amino-acid sequence MADITRRLGWRHLRGAPTAHVRHHRSGKLAHDGPGLSFWFRSLSAALSEVPVDDRELAMTFHARTVDFQDVAVQATVTYRISDPAVAAARLDFSVDPDTGVWRSAPLEQLGTLLTETAQQHALDVLARTSLSSALVDGVTAVRERVAAGLAAEPRLLATGIEIVAVRVVALRPEPEVERALRTPARELIQQEADRATYERRAVAVERERTIAENELASRIELARREEQLVEQRGTNARREAEENAAADKVRAQAEATRTVRLAEAEAARSVKLAEAEAAKQVRLADAEAQRSERLTQAEASRTVRLAEAEAARSVRLARAEAEASREVGEARAQAQAAWLRVHADVDVATLHALTGTRLAENLPHIDSVTISPDVLTGLLSRLGAGERE; translated from the coding sequence CCCCACGGCACACGTCCGCCACCACCGCTCGGGCAAGCTGGCGCACGACGGACCGGGGCTCAGCTTCTGGTTCCGGTCGCTGAGCGCCGCACTCTCCGAAGTGCCGGTCGACGACCGCGAGTTGGCCATGACCTTCCACGCCCGTACGGTCGACTTCCAGGACGTCGCGGTGCAGGCGACGGTGACCTACCGGATCAGCGATCCGGCCGTGGCCGCCGCCCGCCTCGACTTCTCCGTCGACCCGGACACCGGGGTGTGGCGCAGCGCGCCACTGGAGCAGCTCGGCACGCTGCTGACGGAGACGGCGCAGCAGCACGCGCTGGACGTCCTCGCGCGCACGTCGCTGTCGTCGGCGCTGGTGGACGGTGTGACGGCGGTGCGGGAGCGGGTCGCGGCGGGGTTGGCGGCGGAGCCGCGGCTGCTGGCCACGGGCATCGAGATCGTGGCCGTCCGGGTCGTCGCGCTGCGTCCGGAGCCGGAGGTGGAGCGGGCGCTGCGGACCCCGGCGCGCGAGCTGATCCAGCAGGAGGCCGACCGTGCGACGTACGAGCGGCGGGCGGTTGCCGTCGAGCGGGAGCGGACGATCGCCGAGAACGAACTGGCCAGCAGGATCGAACTGGCCCGTCGCGAGGAGCAGTTGGTCGAGCAGCGTGGCACGAACGCCCGTCGGGAGGCGGAGGAGAACGCGGCGGCGGACAAGGTACGGGCTCAGGCGGAGGCGACACGGACCGTGCGGCTCGCGGAGGCAGAGGCCGCGCGGTCGGTGAAGCTGGCGGAGGCCGAGGCCGCGAAACAGGTGCGGTTGGCGGACGCCGAGGCGCAGCGTTCGGAGCGGCTGACCCAGGCGGAGGCGTCACGCACGGTCCGCCTCGCGGAGGCGGAAGCGGCCCGCTCGGTGCGGCTGGCCCGCGCCGAGGCGGAGGCGTCGCGCGAGGTCGGCGAGGCGCGGGCCCAGGCGCAGGCGGCCTGGCTGCGGGTGCACGCGGACGTCGACGTGGCGACCCTGCACGCCCTCACCGGGACGCGGCTCGCGGAGAACCTGCCGCACATCGACAGCGTGACGATCTCGCCGGACGTCCTGACCGGGCTCCTGTCGAGGCTCGGCGCCGGGGAACGGGAGTGA
- a CDS encoding 3' terminal RNA ribose 2'-O-methyltransferase Hen1, which yields MFLTISTTGTPERPATDLGFLLHKHPDKSQAFSTSYGKAHVLYPEAEAERCTAALLLEVDAVALVRRGKGKGRGGAPDAALAQYVNDRPYAASSLLAVALSGVFSSAMRGVCAARPELPAQPRPLRVEVPALPARGGPDLVRGLFEPLGWTVGAEPVALDPQFPDWGDSRYVSLVLESETLTLAEALRHLYVLLPVLDDAKHYWVSPDEVDKLLRAGEGWLPGHPQQKLITSRYLSRRWSLTRQAMERLELVRLAEADDSGVEEIDNAVEAEAEAEERPTPLAVLRRERIVTALTASGAARVLDLGCGQGQLVQALLKDPRFTEIVGVDVSMRALTIASRRLKLDRMGERQASRVRLFQGSLAYTDTRLKGYDAAVLSEVIEHLDLPRLPALEYAVFGSARPRTVLVTTPNVEYNVRWETLPAGHVRHGDHRFEWTREEFRTWAATVAERHGYDVGFVPVGTDDPEVGPPTQMAVFELSTAGTENVNEKEAKAA from the coding sequence GTGTTCCTGACGATCAGCACCACCGGCACCCCCGAGCGCCCCGCCACCGACCTGGGCTTCCTGCTGCACAAGCATCCGGACAAATCGCAGGCGTTCTCCACCTCCTACGGCAAGGCCCACGTCCTCTATCCCGAGGCCGAGGCCGAGCGCTGCACGGCGGCGCTGCTGCTGGAGGTGGACGCCGTGGCGCTCGTGAGGCGCGGCAAGGGCAAGGGCCGCGGCGGCGCTCCCGACGCGGCCCTCGCCCAGTACGTCAACGACCGCCCGTACGCGGCCTCCTCGCTGCTCGCGGTCGCGCTGAGCGGCGTGTTCTCCAGCGCCATGCGCGGTGTGTGCGCGGCACGGCCCGAACTCCCCGCACAGCCACGGCCGTTGCGCGTCGAGGTGCCCGCGCTGCCGGCCCGCGGCGGACCCGACCTCGTCCGCGGTCTCTTCGAGCCGCTCGGCTGGACGGTCGGCGCCGAACCGGTGGCCCTCGACCCGCAGTTCCCGGACTGGGGCGACTCCCGGTACGTGAGCCTCGTCCTGGAATCGGAGACGCTCACCCTCGCCGAGGCCCTGCGCCACCTGTACGTCCTGCTGCCCGTCCTCGACGACGCCAAGCACTACTGGGTCTCCCCCGACGAGGTCGACAAGCTGCTGCGCGCCGGTGAGGGCTGGCTGCCCGGCCACCCCCAGCAGAAACTGATCACAAGCCGTTACCTGTCCCGTCGCTGGTCACTGACCCGGCAGGCGATGGAACGGCTGGAGCTGGTCCGGCTCGCCGAGGCCGACGACAGCGGGGTCGAGGAGATCGACAACGCCGTCGAGGCGGAGGCCGAGGCGGAGGAGCGCCCGACCCCGCTGGCCGTGCTGCGCCGTGAGCGAATCGTCACGGCGCTGACGGCGTCCGGGGCCGCCCGGGTCCTCGACCTCGGCTGCGGCCAGGGCCAGTTGGTGCAGGCGCTGCTGAAGGACCCGCGTTTCACCGAGATCGTCGGCGTCGACGTGTCGATGCGGGCGCTCACCATCGCCTCCCGCCGTCTGAAGCTGGACCGCATGGGGGAGCGGCAGGCCTCGCGCGTCCGGCTCTTCCAGGGCTCGCTCGCCTACACCGACACCCGCCTCAAGGGCTACGACGCCGCCGTGCTCAGCGAGGTGATCGAACACCTCGACCTGCCGAGGCTGCCCGCCCTGGAGTACGCGGTGTTCGGCTCGGCCCGCCCGCGGACCGTCCTCGTGACGACCCCGAACGTCGAGTACAACGTCCGCTGGGAGACCCTCCCGGCCGGCCATGTCCGACACGGCGACCACCGCTTCGAGTGGACCCGCGAGGAGTTCCGCACCTGGGCGGCCACGGTCGCCGAACGGCACGGCTACGACGTCGGGTTCGTGCCCGTGGGCACGGACGACCCGGAGGTCGGCCCGCCCACCCAGATGGCCGTTTTCGAACTGAGCACGGCCGGCACCGAGAACGTGAACGAGAAGGAGGCGAAGGCAGCATGA
- a CDS encoding LLM class F420-dependent oxidoreductase, which produces MDLRIFTEPQQGATYDTLLTVAKATEDLGFDAFFRSDHYLKMGEVSGLPGPTDAWITLAGLARETKRIRLGTLMTAGTFRLPGVLAIQVAQVDQMSGGRVELGLGAGWFEEEHTAYGIPFPKEKIDRLEEQLEIVTGLWATELGKTFDFHGTYYDLTDSPALPKPAQAKIPVLIGGTGATRTPRLAARFADEFNMPFGTIEDAERQFGRVRAAAEEIGRDADAITLSNALVVCVGKDDQELARRAAAIGREVDELKTNGLAGSPAEVVDKIGRYIEAGSRRIYLQVLDLHDLDHLELISTQVQAQLS; this is translated from the coding sequence ATGGATCTTCGTATCTTCACCGAGCCCCAGCAGGGCGCGACCTACGACACCCTCCTCACCGTGGCGAAGGCCACCGAGGACCTCGGATTCGATGCCTTCTTCCGGTCGGACCACTATCTGAAGATGGGTGAGGTGAGCGGCCTCCCGGGCCCCACGGACGCCTGGATCACCCTCGCCGGCCTCGCCCGCGAGACCAAGCGCATACGCCTCGGCACGCTGATGACCGCCGGCACCTTCCGGCTGCCCGGCGTCCTCGCCATCCAGGTCGCGCAGGTGGACCAGATGTCCGGCGGTCGCGTCGAACTGGGCTTGGGCGCGGGCTGGTTCGAGGAGGAGCACACGGCGTACGGCATCCCCTTCCCGAAGGAGAAGATCGACCGCCTGGAGGAGCAGCTGGAGATCGTCACGGGTCTGTGGGCCACGGAGCTCGGCAAGACCTTCGACTTCCACGGCACGTACTACGACCTCACCGACTCGCCTGCGCTGCCCAAGCCCGCGCAGGCGAAGATCCCGGTGCTGATCGGCGGCACGGGCGCGACGCGCACCCCGCGCCTGGCCGCCCGGTTCGCCGACGAGTTCAACATGCCGTTCGGCACGATCGAGGACGCCGAGCGGCAGTTCGGCCGGGTGCGGGCCGCCGCGGAGGAGATCGGCCGCGACGCCGACGCGATCACGCTCTCCAACGCCCTCGTCGTCTGCGTCGGCAAGGACGACCAGGAGCTCGCCCGGCGCGCCGCGGCGATCGGCCGTGAGGTCGACGAGCTCAAGACCAACGGGCTGGCCGGTTCCCCGGCCGAGGTCGTCGACAAGATCGGCCGCTACATCGAGGCCGGTTCCCGGAGGATCTACCTCCAGGTCCTCGACCTGCACGACCTGGACCACCTGGAGCTGATCTCCACCCAGGTGCAGGCGCAGCTGTCGTAG
- a CDS encoding polynucleotide kinase-phosphatase: MTETQVSTKQGRVLPVTDLSLVVLIGASGSGKSTFARRNFKPTEVISSDFCRGLVCDDENDQSATRDAFDVLHYIAGKRLAAGRRTVVDATSVQQDARRQLIDLAKQYDVLPIAIVLDVPEEVCAERNAARVDRADMPRRVIQRHTRELRRSLRHLEREGFRKVHVLRGVEEVENASIVTEKRFNDLTHLTGPFDIIGDIHGCAAELESLLGKLGYTGGVHPDGRQAVFVGDLVDRGPDSPGVLRRVMSMVKSGNALCVPGNHENKYGRYLKGRKVQHTHGLAETIEQMEPESDEFRAEVREFIDGLVSHYVLDGGRLVVCHAGLPEKYHGRNSGRVRSHALYGDTTGETDEFGLPVRYPWAEDYRGRAAVVYGHTPVPEATWLNNTICLDTGAVFGGKLTALRWPERELVDVPAQQVWYEPAKPLRSNAPGGHDGRPLDLADVNGRRIVETRYDGHSRVSIREENAAAALEVMSRFAVDPRLLPYLPPTMAPTATSHIEGYLEHPAEAFAQYARDGVARVVCEEKHMGSRAVALVCRDAETARKRFGVDGPTGSLYTRTGRPFFDDGTVTEEILGRVRTAVDEAGLWSELDTDWLLLDAELMPWSLKATGLLRSQYAAVGAASGAVFPGALAALEGAAARGVDVTDLLSRQRERASDAAAFTEAYRRYCWTTDGLDGVRLAPFQILAVQGRSLAALPHDEQLSLLDRLVEHDTTGLLRTTRRLYVDTADPESVRAGVDWWLEMTGRGGEGMVVKPLGALARDEDGRLVQPGIKCRGREYLRIIYGPDYTRPDNLTRLRGRFLNHKRSLAIREYVLGLESLDRLAEGEPLWRVHEAVFGVLALESEPVDPRL; the protein is encoded by the coding sequence ATGACCGAGACGCAGGTTTCCACGAAACAGGGCCGTGTGCTGCCCGTCACCGACCTTTCCCTCGTCGTGCTGATCGGCGCGTCCGGGTCCGGCAAGTCCACCTTCGCCCGCCGCAACTTCAAGCCCACCGAGGTCATCTCCTCCGACTTCTGCCGTGGCCTGGTCTGTGACGACGAGAACGACCAGAGCGCGACACGCGACGCCTTCGACGTCCTGCACTACATCGCGGGCAAGCGGCTCGCGGCCGGCCGCCGCACGGTGGTCGACGCGACCAGCGTGCAGCAGGACGCCCGCCGTCAGCTGATCGACCTGGCCAAGCAGTACGACGTGCTGCCCATCGCCATCGTGCTGGACGTCCCGGAAGAGGTGTGCGCCGAACGCAACGCGGCCCGCGTCGACCGCGCCGACATGCCCCGCCGGGTCATCCAGCGCCACACCCGCGAACTCCGCCGCTCCCTGCGCCACTTGGAGCGGGAGGGCTTCCGCAAGGTGCACGTCCTGCGGGGCGTCGAGGAGGTCGAGAACGCCTCGATCGTCACCGAGAAGCGCTTCAACGACCTGACCCACCTCACCGGCCCGTTCGACATCATCGGCGACATTCACGGCTGCGCAGCAGAACTGGAGTCGCTGCTGGGCAAGTTGGGCTACACCGGCGGCGTCCACCCGGACGGACGTCAGGCCGTCTTCGTCGGCGACCTGGTCGACCGGGGCCCGGACAGCCCGGGCGTCCTGCGCCGCGTCATGTCGATGGTCAAGTCGGGCAACGCCCTGTGCGTCCCCGGCAACCACGAGAACAAGTACGGCCGTTACCTGAAGGGCCGCAAGGTCCAGCACACCCACGGCCTCGCCGAGACCATCGAGCAGATGGAGCCGGAGAGCGACGAATTCCGCGCCGAGGTACGGGAGTTCATCGACGGACTGGTCAGCCACTACGTCCTCGACGGCGGCAGGCTCGTGGTCTGCCACGCGGGTCTGCCGGAGAAGTACCACGGCCGCAACTCCGGACGGGTCCGCTCGCACGCCCTGTACGGCGACACCACCGGCGAGACCGACGAGTTCGGCCTGCCGGTGCGCTACCCGTGGGCGGAGGACTACCGGGGCCGGGCGGCCGTCGTCTACGGCCACACGCCCGTCCCGGAGGCCACCTGGCTGAACAACACCATCTGCCTGGACACCGGCGCCGTCTTCGGCGGCAAGCTGACCGCCCTGCGCTGGCCGGAGCGCGAGCTGGTCGACGTACCGGCGCAGCAGGTCTGGTACGAGCCGGCGAAGCCGCTGAGGTCAAATGCGCCGGGCGGACACGACGGCCGCCCGCTGGACCTGGCGGACGTCAACGGCCGACGCATCGTCGAAACCCGTTACGACGGCCACAGCCGTGTCTCGATCCGTGAGGAGAACGCGGCCGCCGCCCTGGAGGTGATGAGCCGCTTCGCCGTCGACCCGCGCCTGCTGCCCTACCTCCCGCCGACGATGGCCCCGACGGCCACGTCGCACATCGAGGGCTACCTGGAGCACCCGGCGGAGGCGTTCGCGCAGTACGCGCGGGACGGCGTCGCCCGGGTCGTGTGCGAGGAGAAGCACATGGGCTCCAGGGCGGTGGCCCTGGTGTGCCGCGACGCGGAAACAGCACGTAAGCGTTTCGGAGTGGACGGCCCCACCGGGTCCCTCTACACCCGCACGGGCCGCCCGTTCTTCGACGACGGCACGGTGACGGAGGAGATCCTCGGCCGCGTGCGCACAGCGGTGGACGAGGCGGGCCTCTGGTCGGAGCTGGACACCGACTGGCTCCTGCTGGACGCCGAACTGATGCCGTGGTCGCTGAAGGCCACCGGCCTCCTCCGCTCGCAGTACGCGGCCGTGGGCGCCGCGTCCGGCGCCGTCTTCCCGGGTGCCCTGGCCGCCCTGGAAGGCGCGGCGGCGAGGGGCGTCGACGTCACGGACCTCCTCTCCCGCCAGCGTGAACGCGCCTCGGACGCGGCCGCGTTCACAGAGGCGTACCGCCGCTACTGCTGGACGACGGACGGTCTGGACGGCGTACGCCTGGCCCCCTTCCAGATCCTCGCGGTCCAGGGCCGCAGCCTCGCGGCCCTGCCCCACGACGAACAACTGTCGCTCCTCGACCGCCTGGTGGAACACGACACCACGGGCCTGCTCCGGACGACCCGGCGCCTGTACGTCGACACGGCCGACCCCGAGTCGGTCCGGGCCGGCGTCGACTGGTGGCTGGAGATGACCGGCAGGGGCGGCGAGGGCATGGTCGTCAAGCCGCTCGGCGCGCTGGCCCGCGACGAGGACGGCCGCCTGGTCCAGCCCGGCATCAAGTGCCGGGGCCGCGAGTACCTCCGGATCATCTACGGCCCGGACTACACCCGCCCCGACAACCTCACCCGTCTGCGCGGCCGCTTCCTCAACCACAAACGGTCGCTGGCGATCCGCGAGTACGTGCTCGGCCTGGAGTCCCTGGACCGGCTGGCCGAGGGCGAACCCCTGTGGCGCGTCCACGAGGCGGTGTTCGGGGTACTGGCCCTGGAGTCGGAGCCGGTGGACCCGCGGTTGTGA
- a CDS encoding GNAT family N-acetyltransferase, which produces MEIRSTADEDLDVFVDIVHAAFGRFPETPIEGGGLWWSALEMDRCLLALTADGRPVGTAAAHSFELTLPGETLVPAAGVTAVGVLPSHRRQGVLSAMMRHQLAELRTRGEFLSVLLASEAQIYGRFGYGPATYTARLTVPRHQAALAVPRARGVADAPATGSDNGSVEVLRRAECGEILEEVYDRYRRAQPGALSRPHRWWALRAGQPPISPAPRYVAVHRDADGVPDGYASYSIDEPNTLTVDETIATDDAVFTALARFVLGHDLVAKVVFKNVPPEHPLRWQLADRRAGEVSGDMDWLWVRLLDVPRALTARGWFMDGELVLDVEDPFLGEHGRYLLTVRDSKADCVPTNREPDLSLDVSDLGSVYLGGTAPSTLVRAGHIRAHRPGAATLADALFRAERSPHCLHWF; this is translated from the coding sequence ATGGAGATTCGTTCCACGGCCGATGAGGACCTTGACGTCTTCGTCGACATCGTCCATGCCGCGTTCGGGCGCTTCCCGGAAACCCCGATCGAGGGCGGCGGGCTCTGGTGGTCGGCGCTCGAAATGGACCGCTGCCTGCTCGCCCTGACGGCGGACGGGCGGCCCGTCGGCACCGCCGCCGCGCACTCCTTCGAGCTCACCCTGCCCGGTGAGACGCTCGTCCCGGCCGCCGGGGTGACCGCCGTCGGCGTTCTGCCCTCGCACCGGCGCCAGGGCGTGCTCAGCGCGATGATGCGGCATCAGCTCGCCGAGTTGCGGACACGCGGGGAGTTCCTCTCCGTGCTGCTGGCCTCTGAGGCCCAGATCTACGGCAGGTTCGGCTACGGACCGGCGACCTACACGGCGCGGCTGACGGTGCCGCGCCACCAGGCCGCCCTCGCCGTTCCCCGGGCGCGCGGAGTGGCCGACGCACCAGCGACCGGCTCGGACAACGGCTCGGTCGAGGTGCTGCGGCGTGCCGAGTGCGGCGAGATCCTGGAAGAGGTCTACGACCGGTATCGCCGCGCCCAGCCCGGCGCGCTGTCCCGGCCGCACCGCTGGTGGGCCTTGCGCGCGGGGCAGCCCCCGATCTCGCCGGCGCCGCGCTACGTGGCCGTCCACCGTGACGCCGACGGCGTCCCGGACGGGTACGCCAGCTACTCGATCGACGAGCCCAACACCTTGACGGTCGACGAGACCATCGCCACCGACGACGCCGTCTTCACGGCCCTGGCCCGGTTCGTACTCGGACACGACCTGGTCGCCAAGGTCGTGTTCAAGAATGTCCCGCCCGAGCACCCGCTGCGCTGGCAGCTTGCGGACCGCCGCGCCGGCGAGGTGAGCGGCGACATGGACTGGCTCTGGGTGCGGCTGCTGGACGTCCCGCGTGCGCTGACCGCGCGCGGCTGGTTCATGGACGGCGAGCTCGTCCTCGACGTCGAGGACCCGTTCCTCGGCGAGCACGGCCGCTACCTGTTGACCGTCCGGGACAGCAAGGCCGACTGCGTCCCGACGAACCGGGAGCCCGACCTGTCCCTGGACGTGAGCGACCTGGGCTCGGTCTACCTCGGCGGCACCGCCCCCAGCACGCTCGTGCGTGCCGGACACATCCGGGCCCACCGCCCAGGCGCGGCCACCCTCGCTGACGCCCTCTTCCGCGCCGAGCGCTCCCCGCACTGCCTGCACTGGTTCTGA
- a CDS encoding DUF4232 domain-containing protein → MRRPTPLLPAAVAAALLLTACGSERAGTRDGGVGAGGSTPRTQVTQPAVDGVRITSVTIPSASAAASGPSTPSDGIVRADPLPTGSTGSTGSTGSTGSTDSGISAAYEVTNSGTQALTYTVLFDFTTSAGEVMSNQHVTVRSVGAGRTVRGTVRLGVLAPGASRVTTVEVGEVTKVPAAEAPAAAGVCPPSGIRLTSDEGDSAMGLRVVGLHLENCGQKDYTLNGYPELTLLDEGHEPVDGIKILHGGDSISTGTGYDDPPGPLTLKPGETAVSGLIWRNTTGAGTAVNVPYVRVRAKSGAAPVTVTPHLDLGTTGELGVGAWKRAEQ, encoded by the coding sequence ATGCGCAGACCAACCCCCCTTCTCCCGGCCGCCGTCGCCGCCGCACTGCTTCTCACGGCGTGCGGATCGGAACGCGCCGGGACGCGGGACGGCGGTGTCGGCGCGGGCGGTTCGACGCCGCGGACCCAGGTCACCCAGCCCGCGGTGGACGGGGTCCGGATCACCTCGGTGACCATTCCGTCCGCCTCGGCCGCTGCCTCCGGTCCCTCCACCCCGTCCGACGGCATCGTCAGGGCCGACCCTCTCCCCACCGGCTCCACCGGCTCCACCGGCTCCACCGGCTCCACCGGCTCCACCGACTCCGGCATCTCGGCCGCCTACGAGGTCACCAACTCCGGTACCCAGGCGCTGACATACACCGTCCTCTTCGACTTCACGACGAGCGCGGGCGAGGTCATGAGCAACCAGCACGTCACCGTGCGCTCGGTGGGGGCGGGCCGGACGGTGCGGGGGACCGTCCGACTGGGGGTGCTCGCGCCAGGAGCGTCCCGGGTGACGACGGTCGAGGTCGGCGAGGTGACCAAGGTCCCCGCGGCCGAGGCACCGGCCGCGGCGGGCGTCTGCCCGCCCTCGGGGATCCGGCTCACGTCCGACGAGGGCGACTCCGCCATGGGGCTGCGGGTCGTCGGACTCCACCTGGAGAACTGCGGACAGAAGGACTACACCCTCAACGGCTATCCGGAACTGACCCTCCTGGACGAGGGCCACGAGCCGGTCGACGGAATCAAGATCCTCCACGGCGGCGACAGCATCTCCACCGGAACCGGTTACGACGACCCGCCCGGCCCCCTCACCCTGAAACCCGGTGAAACCGCTGTCTCCGGCCTGATCTGGCGCAACACCACCGGCGCCGGGACCGCCGTGAACGTCCCCTACGTCCGCGTCCGCGCGAAGTCCGGCGCCGCCCCCGTGACGGTGACCCCGCACCTCGACCTCGGGACCACCGGAGAACTGGGTGTCGGTGCGTGGAAACGGGCCGAACAGTAG
- a CDS encoding DUF6099 family protein, whose product MDAVRLILTSRRVLAGSGGGAEILREVWQAQALAQAIGSRLAVSGPPELRGEALGLTELAGRGCGVLGAPDLDPGDLLAARLTELDDARRTLLDLGGLLGEVGIALVGLASSADDQGTYWQCMEAIDAADESRDRVLEMLRKLAAREEREEREGALPER is encoded by the coding sequence ATGGACGCGGTGCGGCTCATCCTGACGAGCAGGCGCGTGCTCGCGGGAAGCGGCGGGGGAGCGGAGATCCTGAGGGAGGTGTGGCAGGCGCAGGCCCTTGCGCAGGCGATCGGCAGTCGCCTCGCCGTCTCGGGCCCGCCCGAACTGCGCGGCGAGGCACTGGGACTGACCGAACTGGCGGGCAGAGGCTGCGGTGTGCTGGGCGCGCCGGACCTCGACCCCGGGGACCTGCTGGCCGCCCGCCTCACCGAACTGGACGACGCCCGCCGGACCCTGCTCGACCTGGGCGGCCTGCTCGGCGAGGTCGGCATCGCCCTGGTCGGCCTGGCGAGCTCGGCGGACGACCAGGGCACGTACTGGCAGTGCATGGAGGCCATCGACGCGGCGGACGAGTCCAGGGACCGGGTCCTGGAGATGCTGCGCAAGCTCGCGGCGAGAGAAGAACGGGAGGAGAGAGAGGGCGCCCTGCCGGAGCGGTGA